In Flammeovirgaceae bacterium, the sequence GCCGTGCAGAACGATCAACAGCTGTTACCGCAGCCAAAAAACTGGGGTTATCCGTTGCCGGTGTGGACATGCTGCCGTCAAACCGTGGGCCGCTGATTATTGAAGTCAATTCTTCGCCCGGCCTTGAAGGCATTGAAGGCGCTACCAAAGTGGATATAGCCGGAAAAATTATTCAGTACCTTGAAAAGAATGCCGCCAAAAAGAAGATTCAGAAAGATAAAGTAAATGCATAGTTTACCATACACAATTCAATTGAAACAACCTTGCGCATAGTTAAGATAGCCAACCACGAAATAAAGCCCGGAGAATTTAAAGAGATCGATATTAACATCGCCCGGCTTCCATCGCATACCCAGATTGATACTCCCATTTACGTCTCGCGCGGGCTGGAGGATGGCCCTGTACTGGCTCTGATGGCCGGCATGCATGGCGATGAAATCAACGGCCTGGAGATTGTGCGCAGAATACTCGACAGCGAGCTGCACCGCCCTAAGCGCGGTACAGTGGTTTGTATGCCGATTGTAAACGTATATGGATTTTTAAACTTTTCGCGCGATGTACCCGATGGCAAGGATGTAAACCGCTCATTTCCCGGAAGCAAAAACGGCTCGCTGGCCAGCCGGGTGGCTTATCATCTCACGCACGACATTATCCCCTTCATCGACTACGGGGTTGATTTTCATACCGGGGGCGCCATGCGTACCAACTACCCGCAGGTGCGTGCCGTGCTGGCCAACGAAAAAAATGTTGAGCTGGCCAATGCCTTTTGCGCTCCGTTTACACTCGATGCGCCCTTCCGCCCAAACTCCCTGCGGAAAGAGGCTTCAAAGAAAGGAAAGAATATCATTGTGTATGAGGGTGGCGAATCACTGCGGTTCGACCAACAGGCCATTGAAGAAGGTATTGCCGGCACGCTGCGGCTGATGAAACATTTAAAGATGATTGACTGGGCCCCTGAACCGAAGGAAGAGAACCGCGTGATCTGGAGTACCTCATGGATACGCGCTAAATATGCCGGCCTGTTCCAGAGCACTATTCAATGTGGGCAGTTGGTTCATAAGGGTGAATGGATTGGCACCATTACCGATCCCTTCGGTGAGTTCAAACAAAAAGTGCTGGCTACCGCAACAGCCTATGTTATCGGTTTAAACAACAGTCCGGTTATCAATGCAGGCGATGCATTGGTACATTTAGGTATGGATAATGTTTGTAAAATTGGTAATCCATAA encodes:
- a CDS encoding succinylglutamate desuccinylase/aspartoacylase family protein codes for the protein MRIVKIANHEIKPGEFKEIDINIARLPSHTQIDTPIYVSRGLEDGPVLALMAGMHGDEINGLEIVRRILDSELHRPKRGTVVCMPIVNVYGFLNFSRDVPDGKDVNRSFPGSKNGSLASRVAYHLTHDIIPFIDYGVDFHTGGAMRTNYPQVRAVLANEKNVELANAFCAPFTLDAPFRPNSLRKEASKKGKNIIVYEGGESLRFDQQAIEEGIAGTLRLMKHLKMIDWAPEPKEENRVIWSTSWIRAKYAGLFQSTIQCGQLVHKGEWIGTITDPFGEFKQKVLATATAYVIGLNNSPVINAGDALVHLGMDNVCKIGNP